One genomic window of Mycolicibacterium neoaurum includes the following:
- a CDS encoding DoxX family protein gives MSSTGLDSKLAPFTPLALSAFRIVFGLLFTVHGTQKLFGFPTAMESGTVPVGTWPYWYAGVIELVLGLLILTGLFTRIAAFIASGEMAYAYFTAHQPTALWPIDNGGEAAVLYCFGFLLLVFIGGGSIALDSVLRKTRSA, from the coding sequence ATGTCATCTACAGGTCTGGACTCCAAGCTCGCCCCGTTCACCCCGCTCGCACTGTCGGCCTTCCGTATCGTGTTCGGACTGCTGTTCACCGTGCACGGCACCCAGAAGCTCTTCGGCTTCCCCACCGCCATGGAAAGCGGCACCGTGCCCGTCGGCACCTGGCCCTACTGGTACGCCGGTGTGATCGAGCTCGTCCTCGGCCTGCTGATCCTGACCGGCTTGTTCACCCGGATCGCCGCGTTCATCGCCTCCGGCGAGATGGCCTACGCCTACTTCACCGCACACCAGCCGACGGCACTGTGGCCGATCGACAACGGCGGCGAGGCTGCCGTGCTCTACTGCTTCGGGTTCCTGCTGCTGGTCTTCATCGGCGGCGGCTCCATCGCGCTGGACAGCGTCCTGCGGAAAACGCGCTCGGCTTAG
- a CDS encoding alpha/beta hydrolase — MAGMWLAGRLFAMLLAPLVLAGALVVPAQAAVAWGGCAQLLGDRPVIATAQCGTVAVDGAELAVIRVPASGDRIGILMVNPGGPGASAVDTVADMGTALADTEIGRRFDLVGFDPRGIGYSTPQLRCRTDAEMDAYRREPMVDYSPTGIAHIEEVYRWFGQRCLDQLGASFLAGLGTDTAADDMDIVRAALGEEQLSYLGFSYGTALGTAYAERYPDRVRAMVLDGALDPAVGPIERNIAQLAGFQGVFDEYAADCARSPACPLGTDPAAFVSRYHELIDPLVQRPGATSDPRGLSYSDAITGTANALYSKRYWPYLTSGLLGLAHGTDAGDLLMLADNYLGRDAGGRYSSQQDAFTAIRCADARFSPDPAVWVDADRRTRAAAPFLEYGSFTGYAPRDICALWPVSSTREPHPAVSPGPGKVIVVSTTRDPATPYQAGVNLAQQLQAPLVTFEGSQHTVVFNGDACVDTSVLAFLTDLTQPPAGLRC; from the coding sequence ATGGCCGGCATGTGGCTGGCGGGCAGGCTTTTCGCGATGCTGCTGGCCCCACTGGTGCTGGCCGGCGCGCTCGTCGTGCCCGCGCAGGCCGCCGTCGCCTGGGGCGGTTGCGCACAGCTGCTGGGTGACCGGCCGGTCATCGCGACCGCCCAATGCGGCACCGTCGCGGTCGACGGGGCGGAGCTGGCGGTCATCAGGGTGCCCGCATCGGGGGACCGGATCGGGATCCTGATGGTCAATCCGGGCGGTCCCGGTGCCTCGGCGGTGGACACCGTCGCCGATATGGGAACGGCCCTGGCGGACACCGAGATCGGTCGCCGATTCGATCTCGTCGGCTTCGATCCGCGTGGGATCGGTTACTCGACACCGCAGCTGCGCTGCCGCACCGACGCCGAGATGGACGCCTACCGGCGCGAGCCGATGGTCGACTACAGCCCTACCGGGATCGCCCATATCGAAGAGGTCTACCGCTGGTTCGGGCAACGTTGCCTCGACCAACTGGGTGCGTCGTTCCTGGCGGGCCTGGGCACCGACACCGCCGCCGACGACATGGACATTGTCCGCGCAGCCCTCGGTGAGGAGCAGCTCAGCTATCTCGGCTTCTCCTATGGCACCGCACTGGGTACCGCCTACGCCGAGCGCTATCCGGATCGGGTGCGCGCCATGGTGCTCGACGGTGCGCTGGATCCGGCGGTCGGTCCGATCGAGCGGAACATCGCGCAACTCGCGGGATTCCAGGGTGTTTTCGACGAGTACGCCGCCGACTGCGCCCGCTCGCCGGCCTGCCCACTGGGCACCGACCCCGCCGCCTTCGTCAGCCGCTACCACGAGCTGATCGACCCGCTGGTCCAGCGGCCGGGCGCCACGTCCGACCCGCGCGGGCTGAGCTACTCCGACGCCATCACCGGTACCGCCAACGCGCTGTACTCGAAGCGGTACTGGCCCTATCTGACCAGTGGTCTGCTCGGGCTGGCCCACGGCACCGATGCCGGCGACCTGCTGATGCTCGCCGACAACTACCTGGGTCGTGATGCGGGTGGCCGCTACAGCAGCCAGCAGGATGCCTTCACCGCGATCCGCTGTGCCGATGCCCGCTTCTCACCGGATCCGGCGGTGTGGGTGGACGCCGACCGGCGCACCCGGGCGGCGGCTCCCTTCCTGGAGTACGGCAGCTTCACCGGTTACGCACCGCGCGATATCTGCGCGCTGTGGCCGGTGTCGTCCACCCGCGAGCCACACCCGGCCGTCTCGCCGGGGCCGGGCAAGGTGATCGTCGTGTCCACCACGCGTGATCCGGCGACCCCGTACCAGGCCGGGGTGAACTTGGCCCAGCAGTTGCAGGCGCCGCTGGTGACCTTCGAGGGCAGCCAGCACACGGTGGTGTTCAACGGTGACGCCTGCGTCGACACGTCGGTGCTGGCATTCCTGACCGATCTGACCCAGCCGCCGGCCGGGTTGCGGTGCTGA
- the glnA gene encoding type I glutamate--ammonia ligase has protein sequence MAEKTSDDIFKLIKDENVEYVDIRFCDLPGVVQHFSIPASAFDESVFEDGLAFDGSSVRGFQSIHESDMMLLPDPNTARIDPFRAAKTLNLNFFVHDPFTREAYSRDPRNVARKAENYLVSTGIADTCYFGAEAEFYIFDSVSFDSKMNGTFYEVDSESGWWNSGEPYEADGSPNRGYKVRPKGGYFPVAPYDHYVDLRDEMATNLTNAGFVLERGHHEVGTAGQAEINYKFDTLLAAADDVLLFKYIIKNTAWQNGKTVTFMPKPLFGDNGSGMHAHQSLWKDGKPLFHDESGYAGLSDIARHYIGGILHHAPSLLAFTNPTVNSYKRLVPGYEAPINLVYSQRNRSACVRIPITGNNPKAKRLEFRCPDSSGNPYLAFAAMLMAGIDGIKKKIEPLAPVDKDLYELPPDEAANIPQAPTSLAAVIDKLEEDHEYLTEGGVFTEDLIETWISYKRENEIMPIQIRPHPYEFSLYYDV, from the coding sequence GTGGCAGAAAAGACCTCCGATGACATCTTCAAGCTGATCAAGGACGAGAACGTCGAGTACGTCGACATTCGGTTCTGCGATCTGCCCGGTGTCGTCCAGCACTTCTCTATCCCGGCCTCGGCGTTCGACGAGAGCGTCTTCGAGGACGGACTGGCCTTCGACGGCTCTTCGGTGCGCGGCTTCCAGTCGATCCACGAGTCGGACATGATGCTGCTGCCCGACCCCAACACCGCGCGCATCGACCCGTTCCGGGCGGCCAAGACGCTGAACCTGAACTTCTTCGTGCACGATCCCTTCACCCGTGAGGCCTACTCGCGCGACCCGCGCAACGTCGCCCGCAAGGCGGAGAACTACCTCGTCAGCACCGGTATCGCCGATACCTGTTACTTCGGTGCCGAGGCCGAGTTCTACATCTTCGACTCGGTGAGCTTCGACTCGAAGATGAACGGCACCTTCTACGAGGTGGACTCCGAGTCCGGCTGGTGGAACAGCGGCGAGCCCTACGAGGCCGACGGCTCCCCCAACCGCGGCTACAAGGTGCGCCCCAAGGGCGGCTACTTCCCCGTCGCGCCGTACGACCACTACGTGGATCTGCGCGATGAGATGGCCACCAACCTGACCAACGCCGGCTTCGTGCTCGAGCGCGGTCACCACGAGGTGGGCACCGCAGGCCAGGCCGAGATCAACTACAAGTTCGACACCCTGCTGGCCGCCGCCGACGATGTGCTGCTGTTCAAGTACATCATCAAGAACACCGCATGGCAGAACGGCAAGACCGTCACCTTCATGCCCAAGCCCCTCTTCGGTGACAACGGTTCGGGCATGCACGCCCACCAGTCGCTGTGGAAGGACGGCAAGCCGTTGTTCCACGACGAGTCCGGGTACGCCGGCCTGTCGGACATCGCGCGCCACTACATCGGCGGCATCCTGCACCACGCCCCGTCGCTGCTGGCCTTCACCAACCCGACGGTGAACTCCTACAAGCGTCTGGTGCCGGGTTACGAGGCCCCGATCAACCTGGTCTACAGCCAGCGCAACCGCTCGGCATGCGTGCGCATCCCGATCACCGGCAACAACCCCAAGGCCAAGCGTCTTGAGTTCCGTTGCCCGGACAGCTCGGGTAACCCGTACCTGGCGTTCGCGGCCATGCTGATGGCCGGTATCGACGGCATCAAGAAGAAGATCGAGCCGCTGGCCCCGGTCGACAAGGATCTCTACGAGCTGCCCCCGGACGAGGCCGCCAACATCCCGCAGGCCCCGACCTCGCTGGCCGCGGTGATCGACAAGCTCGAAGAGGATCACGAATACCTCACCGAGGGCGGCGTGTTCACCGAGGATCTGATCGAGACCTGGATCTCCTACAAGCGGGAGAACGAGATCATGCCGATCCAGATCCGTCCTCACCCGTACGAGTTCAGCCTGTACTACGACGTCTAA
- a CDS encoding DoxX family protein, with the protein MINLSDRLNAAAPAVLSLVRVVVGFLFTLFGTSKIFGWPIAMEMPIGSWPVWYAGLIELVAGVLIMVGLFTRVAAFIASGSMAVAYFWQHQPLGLWPIVSPEYGGNGGLDAILFCFVFLLLVFTGGGAYSLDRVRSRTPAD; encoded by the coding sequence ATGATCAATCTGTCCGATCGCCTCAACGCGGCGGCCCCGGCGGTACTCAGTCTGGTCCGGGTCGTCGTCGGGTTCCTGTTCACCCTGTTCGGCACCTCGAAGATCTTCGGCTGGCCCATCGCGATGGAGATGCCAATCGGGTCATGGCCGGTCTGGTACGCCGGTCTCATCGAGCTGGTCGCCGGGGTACTCATCATGGTCGGCCTGTTCACCCGCGTCGCGGCGTTCATCGCGTCGGGATCGATGGCGGTGGCCTACTTCTGGCAACACCAGCCGCTGGGGTTGTGGCCGATCGTGAGCCCCGAGTACGGCGGTAACGGCGGCCTGGACGCCATCCTGTTCTGTTTCGTGTTCCTGCTGTTGGTGTTCACCGGGGGCGGCGCGTATTCCCTGGATCGCGTGAGAAGTCGCACGCCGGCGGACTAG
- a CDS encoding PaaI family thioesterase, with amino-acid sequence MQPFPEISGDEHDRQRDLYGPLTAAIRRLVDAGIRTGADAETVRAAQSAIEAAAEALEGREHDAPRTMRHAETGRPVTWADPAIGLRNAIAPPLHIEHGEDGRCWSEFRLGTPYEGPPGRVHGGICALVLDHILGEVASEGLVKPRFTGTLTLRYRRGTPLGALRAEAWVDRIDGAKAFARGHILDAEGPTVEAEGIFVMPAWARPAI; translated from the coding sequence ATGCAGCCCTTCCCGGAGATCAGCGGCGATGAGCATGACCGTCAGCGCGATCTCTACGGTCCGCTCACGGCGGCGATCCGCAGGCTCGTCGACGCCGGCATCCGCACCGGCGCCGACGCAGAGACGGTGCGCGCGGCGCAGTCGGCCATCGAGGCGGCCGCCGAGGCGCTGGAGGGCCGAGAACACGATGCGCCGCGGACCATGCGGCATGCCGAAACCGGGCGTCCCGTCACCTGGGCCGATCCGGCCATCGGTCTGCGTAATGCCATCGCACCGCCGCTGCACATCGAGCACGGCGAAGACGGCCGGTGCTGGTCGGAGTTCCGCCTCGGGACGCCGTACGAGGGCCCGCCGGGACGGGTGCACGGCGGGATCTGTGCGCTGGTTCTCGACCACATCCTGGGCGAGGTGGCCAGCGAAGGTCTGGTGAAGCCGCGGTTCACCGGGACCCTGACCCTGCGGTACCGACGCGGGACACCGTTGGGCGCGCTGCGGGCCGAGGCGTGGGTGGACCGCATCGACGGCGCGAAAGCCTTTGCCCGCGGCCACATCCTGGATGCCGAAGGGCCCACGGTGGAAGCCGAGGGCATCTTCGTCATGCCGGCGTGGGCGCGCCCTGCGATCTAA
- a CDS encoding RDD family protein, protein MAREISSWLSGPEPFDSAAGAPGQDRGDYPGHRLGLPQHGSGSIAGFGRRAAALLIDWLIAYGLTALGMSFGLVSLTAMSTVVLVVWFVLGAVSVRLFGFTPGQLALGLMVVSVDNRQHVGLGRAAVRGLLAALVIPALFTDSDQRSLHDLATKTAVVRR, encoded by the coding sequence ATGGCCCGTGAGATCTCATCCTGGTTGTCCGGACCGGAGCCCTTCGATTCGGCCGCAGGCGCCCCCGGACAGGACCGTGGGGACTACCCCGGGCACCGGCTGGGATTACCGCAGCATGGATCGGGCTCGATCGCCGGCTTCGGCAGGCGTGCGGCCGCACTGCTGATCGACTGGCTGATCGCCTACGGCCTCACCGCGCTGGGCATGTCCTTCGGACTGGTCTCGTTGACCGCGATGTCCACGGTGGTCCTGGTGGTGTGGTTCGTTCTCGGCGCGGTATCGGTGCGACTGTTCGGCTTCACCCCCGGCCAGCTCGCACTTGGGCTGATGGTGGTGTCGGTGGACAACCGTCAGCACGTCGGTCTGGGCCGGGCGGCGGTGCGCGGCTTGTTGGCCGCGCTGGTGATCCCGGCTCTGTTCACCGACTCCGACCAGCGCAGCCTGCACGATCTGGCCACCAAGACCGCCGTTGTCCGGCGCTAG
- a CDS encoding bifunctional [glutamine synthetase] adenylyltransferase/[glutamine synthetase]-adenylyl-L-tyrosine phosphorylase: MSKPVTQRPKLPGVGRLGLVELTAKADLDRLGWNTDDHVELLWSLSRAPDADAALRAMVRLADALGDDWDELNAALLKDKSLRGRLFAVLGGSLALGDHLVARPQSWRLLAGAVRLPDRDALAEQFVAAAHEVTDTRLASLPLQTLYRDRLLVLAGLDLAPTVENEPVLQFSTVGEHLSDLADAALAAALVIAVKTVCDDPGKAPVISVIAMGKCGARELNYVSDVDVIFVAENADAISTRVAGEMMRFAGDTFFEVDAALRPEGKQGQLVRTLESHIAYYERWAKTWEFQALLKARPAAGDPELGARYIEALMPMVWTACEREDFVPDVQAMRRRVVELVPAGVRDRELKLGTGGLRDVEFAVQLLQLVHGRTDDTLHVASTVDALAALGSGGYVGRDDAANLTASYEFLRLLEHRLQLQRLKRTHMLPEPDDEEALRWLARAAHVRPDGQHDALGVLRNELKRQSHRVSRLHAKLFYQPLLESVGKPGIHEVMSTESAERQLAALGYEGPSSALTHLAALTGEGGRRGRVQQVLLPTLLDWLSDTPDPDAGLLAYRRISEELGDLRWYLSTLRDEGAVAKRLMRVLGTSAYVPDLLMRAPEVIQLYADGPSGPKLLDADPDTVGRALVASAARHQDPARAIAAARTLRRRELARIASADLLGMLEVTDVCRALTSIWVAVLQAALDVVIRDKTPAGGAPARIAVIGMGRLGGGELGYGSDADVMFVCEPDNGAEESVAVKWSVTIAEQVRALLGTPSADPPLEVDTGLRPEGRNGPLVRTLASYEAYYSQWAQPWEIQALLRAHRVAGDLELGERFLHLVDKTRYPAGGVSAEAVQEIRRVKARVDAERLPRGADPNTHTKLGRGGLADIEWTVQLLQLRYAHEIPALHNTSTLATLDAIGAAELLAEGDVAQLREAWLTATRARNALVLVRGKATDQLPGPGRQLNAVAAAAGWPGGDGGEFLDNYLRVTRRAKNVVRNVFGV, translated from the coding sequence GTGTCCAAACCCGTCACTCAGCGTCCCAAGCTGCCCGGTGTCGGGCGACTGGGCCTGGTCGAGCTGACCGCCAAGGCGGACCTGGATCGGCTCGGCTGGAACACCGACGACCATGTCGAGCTGCTGTGGTCGCTCTCGCGTGCGCCCGACGCCGATGCCGCGCTGCGCGCGATGGTGCGCCTGGCCGACGCCCTCGGCGACGACTGGGACGAGCTGAACGCCGCGCTGCTGAAAGACAAGTCACTGCGCGGGAGACTGTTCGCGGTCCTCGGCGGTTCGCTGGCCCTCGGTGATCACCTCGTCGCGCGGCCGCAGTCCTGGCGGCTGTTGGCCGGCGCGGTGCGGCTGCCGGACCGGGATGCGTTGGCCGAGCAGTTCGTCGCCGCCGCGCACGAGGTCACCGACACCCGATTGGCCAGTCTGCCGCTGCAGACGCTCTACCGGGACCGGCTGCTGGTGCTGGCTGGTCTGGACCTGGCGCCGACCGTCGAGAACGAGCCCGTGCTGCAGTTCAGCACGGTCGGCGAACACCTTTCCGACCTCGCCGATGCCGCGCTGGCGGCGGCCCTGGTGATCGCGGTCAAGACGGTCTGCGACGATCCGGGGAAGGCGCCGGTCATCTCGGTCATCGCGATGGGCAAATGCGGTGCGCGCGAACTGAACTACGTCAGCGACGTGGATGTCATCTTCGTTGCGGAGAACGCCGATGCGATCAGCACTCGGGTCGCCGGGGAGATGATGCGGTTCGCCGGGGATACCTTCTTCGAGGTCGACGCGGCGCTGCGCCCGGAGGGCAAGCAGGGCCAGCTGGTGCGGACGCTGGAATCCCATATCGCCTACTACGAACGATGGGCCAAGACCTGGGAGTTCCAGGCGCTGCTCAAGGCCCGCCCGGCCGCCGGGGATCCCGAACTGGGCGCGCGCTATATCGAGGCGCTGATGCCGATGGTCTGGACCGCCTGCGAGCGTGAGGATTTCGTCCCCGACGTGCAGGCCATGCGTCGCCGTGTGGTCGAGCTGGTGCCGGCCGGGGTGCGTGACCGGGAGCTCAAGCTGGGCACCGGTGGCCTGCGCGATGTCGAGTTCGCGGTGCAGCTGCTGCAATTGGTACACGGTCGCACCGACGACACGTTGCATGTCGCGTCGACCGTCGATGCGCTGGCCGCGCTGGGCAGCGGTGGTTACGTCGGCCGCGATGATGCCGCCAATCTGACTGCGTCCTACGAGTTCCTACGATTGCTCGAACATCGGCTGCAGTTGCAGCGGCTCAAGCGCACGCACATGTTGCCCGAACCCGATGACGAGGAGGCGCTGCGCTGGCTGGCGCGCGCGGCGCATGTCCGGCCCGACGGCCAGCACGACGCCCTCGGCGTGCTGCGCAACGAACTCAAACGGCAGAGCCACCGGGTATCGCGGTTGCACGCCAAGCTGTTCTATCAGCCGCTGCTGGAGTCGGTCGGTAAGCCGGGCATCCATGAGGTGATGTCCACCGAGTCGGCCGAACGACAGCTGGCCGCACTGGGTTACGAGGGTCCGAGCAGTGCGTTGACCCACCTCGCGGCGCTGACCGGTGAGGGCGGCCGCCGTGGGCGGGTGCAGCAGGTGTTGTTGCCCACGCTGTTGGACTGGTTGTCCGACACCCCCGATCCCGACGCCGGGCTGTTGGCCTACCGGCGCATCAGCGAGGAACTCGGTGATCTGCGCTGGTATCTGTCCACGCTGCGTGACGAGGGGGCGGTCGCCAAACGTCTGATGCGGGTGCTGGGCACCTCGGCCTACGTCCCCGATCTGTTGATGCGCGCTCCGGAGGTGATCCAGCTCTACGCCGACGGACCGTCGGGTCCGAAACTCCTTGATGCCGACCCGGATACCGTCGGTCGGGCGTTGGTCGCCTCGGCCGCGAGGCATCAGGATCCGGCCCGCGCGATCGCCGCGGCGCGCACCCTGCGCCGCCGCGAGCTGGCCCGCATCGCCTCGGCCGACCTGTTGGGCATGCTCGAGGTCACCGATGTGTGCCGGGCGCTGACCTCGATCTGGGTGGCGGTGCTGCAGGCCGCGCTGGACGTGGTGATCCGGGACAAGACCCCCGCGGGGGGAGCGCCGGCACGCATCGCGGTGATCGGGATGGGTCGGCTCGGTGGCGGCGAACTGGGGTACGGCTCCGATGCCGATGTCATGTTCGTCTGCGAGCCCGACAACGGCGCCGAGGAGTCGGTCGCGGTCAAGTGGTCGGTGACGATCGCCGAACAGGTGCGCGCCCTGCTCGGAACCCCCAGTGCCGACCCGCCATTGGAGGTCGACACCGGTCTGCGGCCGGAGGGCCGCAACGGTCCGCTGGTGCGCACGTTGGCCTCTTACGAGGCGTACTACTCCCAGTGGGCGCAGCCGTGGGAGATCCAGGCCTTGTTGCGGGCGCATCGGGTGGCCGGTGATCTGGAGTTGGGGGAGCGGTTCCTGCATCTCGTCGACAAGACCCGTTATCCGGCGGGCGGGGTGTCGGCCGAGGCGGTTCAGGAGATCCGTCGGGTCAAGGCGCGCGTGGATGCCGAGCGGTTGCCGCGCGGTGCCGATCCCAACACCCACACCAAGTTGGGCCGCGGTGGATTGGCCGATATCGAATGGACCGTCCAGCTGCTGCAGTTGCGCTACGCCCATGAGATACCGGCGCTGCACAACACCTCGACCTTGGCGACCCTGGATGCGATCGGCGCCGCGGAGTTGCTCGCCGAAGGCGATGTCGCACAACTGCGGGAGGCGTGGCTGACGGCGACCCGGGCGCGCAACGCCCTGGTGCTGGTGCGCGGCAAGGCGACCGATCAACTGCCGGGCCCGGGTCGGCAACTGAACGCGGTCGCCGCGGCGGCGGGATGGCCTGGCGGTGACGGCGGGGAGTTTCTCGACAACTATCTGCGCGTCACCCGACGGGCGAAAAACGTGGTACGCAACGTGTTCGGAGTCTGA
- a CDS encoding glutamine synthetase family protein, whose product MDRQKEFVLRTLEERDIRFVRLWFTDVLGYLKSVAIAPAELEGAFEEGIGFDGSSIEGFARVSEADMVARPDPSTFQVLPWSDSAGRHHSARMFCDITMPDGSPSWADSRHVLRRQLAKASDLGFSCYVHPEIEFFLLKPGNDEDPPVPADNGGYFDQAVHDSAPNFRRHAIDALEQMGISVEFSHHEGAPGQQEIDLRYADALSMADNVMTFRYLVKEVALSDGVRASFMPKPFSEHPGSAMHTHMSLFEGETNAFHSPDDPLQLSDVAKSFIAGILEHASEISAVTNQWVNSYKRLVHGGEAPTAASWGAANRSALVRVPMYTPRKASSRRIEVRSPDSACNPYLTYAVLLAAGLRGVEKNYVLGPQAEDNVWSLTPEERRAMGYKELPGSLGVALAEMESSELVAEALGEHVFDYFLRNKRTEWENYRSTVTPFELKNYLSL is encoded by the coding sequence ATGGACCGCCAGAAGGAATTCGTGCTGCGCACGCTGGAGGAACGCGATATCCGTTTCGTCCGGTTGTGGTTCACCGACGTGCTCGGCTACCTCAAGTCGGTGGCGATCGCGCCCGCCGAGCTCGAGGGTGCCTTCGAGGAGGGCATCGGCTTCGACGGCTCCTCGATCGAGGGTTTCGCCCGGGTGTCGGAGGCCGATATGGTCGCCCGCCCCGATCCGTCCACCTTCCAGGTGTTGCCGTGGTCTGACAGCGCGGGCAGGCACCACTCGGCGCGGATGTTCTGCGATATCACCATGCCCGACGGCTCCCCGTCGTGGGCGGACTCGCGGCATGTGCTGCGCCGCCAGCTCGCCAAGGCCAGCGATCTCGGTTTCTCCTGCTACGTGCATCCGGAGATCGAGTTCTTCCTGCTCAAGCCCGGCAATGACGAAGACCCGCCGGTACCGGCCGACAACGGCGGCTACTTCGACCAGGCCGTGCACGATTCGGCGCCCAACTTCCGTCGCCACGCCATCGATGCGCTGGAGCAGATGGGCATCTCGGTGGAGTTCAGCCACCACGAGGGTGCGCCCGGCCAGCAGGAGATCGACCTGCGCTACGCCGACGCCCTGTCCATGGCCGACAACGTGATGACCTTCCGCTACCTGGTCAAAGAGGTGGCTCTCAGCGATGGCGTGCGGGCCTCCTTCATGCCCAAGCCGTTCTCCGAGCATCCCGGTTCGGCGATGCACACCCATATGAGCCTGTTCGAGGGTGAGACCAACGCCTTCCACAGCCCCGACGATCCGCTGCAGCTCTCCGATGTCGCGAAGTCGTTCATCGCGGGAATCCTGGAGCACGCCAGCGAGATCAGTGCCGTCACCAACCAATGGGTGAACTCCTACAAGCGGCTGGTGCACGGCGGCGAGGCCCCGACCGCGGCGTCGTGGGGCGCGGCCAACCGCTCGGCGCTGGTGCGGGTGCCGATGTACACCCCGCGCAAGGCCTCCTCGCGGCGCATCGAGGTGCGCAGCCCGGACTCGGCCTGCAACCCGTACCTGACGTATGCGGTATTGCTGGCGGCCGGCCTGCGCGGAGTCGAGAAGAACTACGTGCTGGGCCCGCAGGCCGAGGACAACGTGTGGAGCCTGACGCCCGAGGAACGCCGCGCCATGGGCTACAAGGAACTGCCGGGCAGCCTCGGCGTGGCATTGGCCGAGATGGAGAGCTCCGAGCTGGTGGCGGAAGCTCTGGGAGAGCACGTGTTCGACTACTTCTTGCGCAACAAGCGCACGGAGTGGGAGAACTACCGCAGCACCGTCACCCCGTTCGAGTTGAAGAACTACCTGTCGCTGTAG
- a CDS encoding HEAT repeat domain-containing protein: MTPRTQWTAELRSLPRARWPRYLDEHSGLPGPRANTELALAFGALADPDDIDRLVDSTDEYRAMCAAVALGARATDTASQARAHSSARDPRWRVREGVVLGLQLLADSDIGTMQKLVTRWARDPDPLVVRAAVAAICEPRLLGTPAVAACAIDTCTAATAVLTGWPSDARRDPALRTLRQTLGYCWSVAVAAAPDSGLPVFSSLDDSDPDVAWVIEQNMKKRRLMRILTAGG; the protein is encoded by the coding sequence ATGACACCGCGGACGCAGTGGACCGCCGAACTCCGTTCCCTCCCGCGAGCCCGGTGGCCGCGCTACCTCGACGAGCATTCCGGGCTGCCCGGCCCCCGGGCCAACACCGAGCTGGCGCTGGCCTTCGGCGCACTGGCCGATCCGGACGATATCGACCGGCTGGTCGACAGCACCGACGAGTACCGCGCCATGTGCGCGGCCGTCGCGCTGGGCGCCCGCGCCACAGACACCGCGTCGCAGGCGCGGGCCCACTCATCGGCCCGCGATCCACGCTGGCGAGTCCGCGAGGGGGTGGTCCTCGGCCTGCAGTTGTTGGCGGACAGCGATATCGGCACCATGCAGAAGCTGGTCACGCGGTGGGCCCGCGACCCGGACCCGCTGGTGGTGCGCGCGGCGGTGGCCGCCATCTGCGAGCCAAGGCTGCTGGGCACCCCAGCCGTTGCGGCGTGTGCCATCGATACATGCACCGCCGCAACGGCTGTGCTCACCGGGTGGCCTTCCGATGCGCGCCGGGACCCCGCGCTGCGCACACTGCGCCAGACCCTGGGTTATTGCTGGAGCGTCGCGGTGGCCGCGGCACCGGACTCGGGTCTGCCGGTCTTCTCGTCGCTGGATGACAGCGATCCGGACGTCGCCTGGGTGATCGAGCAGAACATGAAGAAGCGGCGACTCATGCGGATCCTCACCGCCGGTGGGTAG